The Plasmodium brasilianum strain Bolivian I chromosome 14, whole genome shotgun sequence genome contains a region encoding:
- a CDS encoding upregulated in late gametocytes ULG8 has translation MPSKFIYLFLSSLTICFNCLNDSSFFFTYALNKGKNKASNFLNVSNDNIQYDDISSFSEELINAFSLRLKRVPELVLREKVAVQLAKAADNLNLPNPNEEVCEINYAELCPEGWSNFGDGESCLSPINYTGGCDKKVSFKNYTAINKYVFSIKCSISWPCINKCTQNYSEECPENWILINKNICKAPKNYKGKCIKEKMFSKFSESEKKIWAEKCDVNWPCYEKTYNLKVVCPIDWKIHPNNKSCIAPTSYIGPCKSIMYLHNLKDNEKLSLIKKCNIEWPIHEKKEVDLSSLCPIGWNITHVDNITCSAPSSYVGPCEKIISFENFSKEEKYEFSQKCDIHWPLLDQKLQNFNLPCPYNWNLLDEKNNICISPIEYQGPCENIFSFKNYNNDMKAAWASSCNTVFINDNMYNNLNNVRRETTMYTNKTNKIYGIKNSTYISNSNATQPSVNNGPIGYSGSVYEGLILNADDETVYLPSNSKMKYTNNTIHMNDIADWNDEQFILTDGKITDLLLLKESSNDESLRATIDATIKDLRARYSKYSPFSFLQMIRSGEITDDKHNINRGRGIANRGSRGSTENGGSIASSELRTFVNLAAEKGQKQIHSSSKRSKHDHEGNHKGVPSEEEGSKGSTKKDTKEDTYEDTDENIDKATDVDTDDNTVEAANNRNDVKNWYNNYKVENANLAYSGVCFEKNYMECPVGWTRINDKQCLASKSYAGRVRKCGSILNLGEVVKNMYDVAHDMSFVTADIEKRKKIEKDCNVQFPCIECERDYIRINCPLGWKEMNDGICEAPEDYPLYLKELCGNVVNFKYASANFKRKWSFLCKADWPCFSVCQKNYAHPCPLGYKLINERTDKYYKDHIYVCANENWKDYDQKSNLRQRNICHVIEVYNSIILKKEIEKKCKVIWPCLNICEENFYQSCPYNWLLKDNKCIAPYYYKPPKGCKNSLEIFTFNTFDKYLFSNKCFAPWPCKNSCQQDWTSPCPDGWTRLKAAEKKSKSKYNADNKYNEGSKHNDQGDDKIYDDQSEDKNYRGHSDDKNYRGHSDDKKYRGHSDDKKYRGHSDDKKYRGHSDDKKYRGHSDDKKYRGHSDDKKYGHNDDKYDQSEDNKYKDHSDNNKYGHNDDKYDQSEDNKYKDHRDDNKYNDYHDDEKMNSSYFCKPPKTYKGACSEEYYNLADFTFSQKQDFSYRCSAKWPCGATLHHSENWQKENFYHDINFEKLKTIRFYDTFYSSQYSKYQTPFF, from the exons ATGCCCTCTAAATTCATATACCTCTTTTTATCTTCCCTAACTATTTGCTTCAACTGTTTGAAcgattcttcttttttttttacgtacgCTTTGaataagggaaaaaataaagcctcaaattttttaaatgtaagtAATGATAATATCCAATATGACGATATATCATCCTTCAGTGAGGAATTAATAAATGCGTTTTCTCTAAGGTTGAAGAGGGTCCCTGAATTAG TGCTTAGGGAAAAGGTGGCAGTCCAACTTGCAAAGGCGGCAGATAACCTAAATCTGCCAAACCCGAACGAAGAAGTTtgtgaaataaattatgctGAATTATGTCCAGAGGGATGGTCAAATTTTGGGGATGGAGAAAGTTGTTTAAGTCCCATTAATTATACAGGAGGATGTGATAAGAAGGtatcttttaaaaactaTACTgccataaataaatatgttttttctataaaatgtAGTATATCCTGGCcttgtataaataaatgtacacaAAATTACTCAGAAGAATGTCCAGAGAATtggatattaataaataaaaatatttgtaaagcaccgaaaaattataaaggaaaatgtataaaagaaaagatgttttctaaattttccgaaagtgaaaagaaaatatgggCAGAAAAATGTGATGTCAATTGGCCATGTTATGAAAAAacgtataatttaaaagtgGTATGTCCAATTGATTGGAAAATACAtcctaataataaaagttgtATAGCACCAACATCTTATATAGGTCCTTGTAAGAGtataatgtatttacataacttaaaagataatgaaaaattgtctttaataaaaaaatgtaatatcgAATGGCCAATTcatgaaaagaaagaagtTGACTTGAGTTCTTTATGTCCAATTGGTTGGAATATAACACATGTAGATAACATTACATGTAGTGCACCCTCTTCATATGTAGGTCCttgtgaaaaaataatatcatttgaaaattttagcAAAGAGGAGAAATATGAATTTTCCCAAAAGTGTGATATCCATTGGCCATTATTAGATCAAAAacttcaaaattttaatttacctTGTCCTTACAATTGGAACTTACTCGATGagaaaaacaatatatgtatatcacCCATTGAATACCAAGGTCCGTGTGAAAATATCTTTtcctttaaaaattacaataatgATATGAAAGCTGCTTGGGCATCATCTTGTAATACTGTATTTATCAATGacaatatgtataataaccTGAACAATGTAAGAAGAGAAACTACCATGTacacaaataaaacaaataaaatatatggcATTAAGAACagcacatatatatctaattCCAATGCAACTCAACCCTCAGTTAATAATGGCCCTATAGGTTATAGTGGTTCTGTGTATGAAGGACTTATACTCAATGCTGATGATGAAACAGTGTATTTACCTAGTAACAGTAAGatgaaatatacaaataatactATCCACATGAACGATATTGCTGATTGGAATGATGAACAGTTTATATTAACCGATGGAAAAATTACTGATCTGTTGCTTTTAAAAGAATCTTCGAATGATGAAAGCCTCAGAGCAACTATTGATGCCACCATAAAAGATCTTAGAGCCAGGTATTCCAAGTATAGccctttttcctttcttcAAATGATTCGTTCGGGGGAAATCACAGATGACAAGCACAATATCAACAGAGGAAGAGGTATAGCAAATAGAGGTAGCAGAGGAAGTACAGAAAATGGAGGAAGCATAGCAAGCAGCGAACTGCGCACGTTTGTCAATTTAGCAGCAGAAAAAGGCCAAAAACAAATCCATTCATCTTCGAAAAGGAGCAAGCATGACCATGAAGGGAATCACAAAGGCGTACCCAGTGAAGAGGAGGGATCCAAGGGGTCTACAAAGAAGGATACAAAGGAGGATACATATGAGGATACGGACGAGAATATAGATAAGGCTACCGATGTGGATACAGATGATAACACGGTAGAAGCCGCTAACAACCGGAACGATGTGAAAAACTGGTACAACAACTACAAGGTAGAGAACGCCAATTTGGCTTACTCAGGAGTGTGTTTCGAGAAGAACTACATGGAATGCCCCGTTGGATGGACCAGGATAAACGATAAACAATGCTTGGCATCAAAAAGTTATGCAGGAAGAGTAAGGAAATGCGGATCAATATTGAACTTAGGGGAGGtggtaaaaaatatgtatgatGTAGCCCATGATATGTCCTTTGTTACAGCAGATAtagagaaaagaaaaaagattgAAAAAGATTGCAATGTTCAATTTCCTTGTATAGAATGTGAAAGAGATTATATTAGAATAAATTGTCCCCTAGGCTGGAAAGAAATGAATGATGGAATTTGTGAAGCTCCCGAAGATTATCCTCTTTACTTAAAAGAATTATGTGGCAATGtagtaaattttaaatatgcaagtgcaaattttaaaaggaaatGGAGTTTTCTATGTAAAGCTGATTGGCCTTGTTTTTCTGTTTGCCAAAAGAATTATGCACATCCATGCCCTTTAGGGTATAAACTTATCAATGAACGTACAGACAAATATTATAAggatcatatatatgtatgtgctaATGAAAATTGGAAGGACTACGACCAAAAGAGTAACCTTAGACAGAGAAATATCTGTCATGTTATTGAAGtatataatagtattatattaaaaaaagaaatagaaaaaaaatgtaaagttATTTGGCCTTGCTTAAACATATgtgaagaaaatttttatcaatcTTGTCCTTATAATTGGCTcttaaaagataataaatgCATTGCtccttattattataaaccCCCCAAAGGATGTAAAAATTCCCTCGAGATATTCACGTTTAACACATTTGATAAATATCTCTTTTCTAATAAATGTTTTGCCCCTTGGCCATGCAAAAACTCTTGTCAGCAAGACTGGACTAGTCCTTGCCCGGACGGCTGGACGAGACTCAAAGCAGCGGAAAAGAAAAgcaaaagtaaatataatgcAGATAACAAATATAACGAAGGTAGCAAACATAATGACCAAGGTGATGACAAGATATATGATGACCAAAGTGAAGATAAGAACTATAGAGGTCATAGTGATGATAAGAACTATAGAGGTCATAGTGATGATAAGAAATATAGAGGTCATAGTGATGATAAGAAATATAGAGGTCATAGTGATGATAAGAAATATAGAGGTCATAGTGATGATAAGAAATATAGAGGTCATAGTGATGATAAGAAATATAGAGGTCATAGTGATGATAAGAAATATGGCCATAATGACGATAAGTATGATCAGAGCGAagacaataaatataaagatcatagtgataataataaatatggcCATAATGACGATAAGTATGATCAGAGTGaagataataaatataaagatcATAGGGAcgataataaatataatgattaccatgatgatgaaaaaatgaacagtAGCTACTTTTGCAAACCACCTAAGACGTACAAAGGGGCTTGCAGCGAAGAATACTACAACTTAGCTGACTTTACCTTTTCACAAAAACAAGATTTCTCTTATCGATGTAGTGCTAAGTGGCCATGTGGAGCTACTTTGCATCATTCAGAAAATTGGCAAAAGGAAAATTTCTATCATGATATTAATTTTGAGAAACTCAAAACGATTAGATTTTATGATACATTTTATTCGTCCCAATATTCCAAGTACCAAactccatttttttaa
- a CDS encoding splicing factor 3B subunit 3: MPVLYHLTLQKPTAITRTVYGNFSNPRAHEIIVAKGQVLELLRADKQGKLNLIVSKDIFGIIRCLQTFRLTGSNKDYIVIGSDSGRLVILEYSNDKNDFIRVHCETYGKSGIRRIIPGEYIAVDPKGRALMICAIERQKYVYILNRDNKENLTISSPLEAHKTHSICHDVVGVNVGFENPMFASIEQNYEHLDKQLSSSPNDLEYPKKGLCFWEMDLGLNHVIKKFTLPIHISAHLLIPIPGGQQGPSGIIVCCENYLVYKKLDHEDVFCSYPRRLEISQDKNISIVCWTMHRIKKFFFILAQSEYGDLYKIEMDHEDGIVKQIICKYFDTVPIANSICVLKSGSLFVAAEFGNHFFYQFSGIGDDNNEAMCTSNHPMGKNAIIAFKTQKLKNLFLVDQIYSLSPILDMKILDAKNSNSSQIYTLCGRGPRSSLRILQHGLSIEELADNELPGKPKYIWTVKKDNASEYDGYIVVSFEGNTLILEIGETVEEVYDSLLLTNVTTLHINILYDNSFIQVYDTGIRHIRGKVVQEWVSPKNKQIKAASSNNAQIVISLSGGELIYFEIDQSHTLTEIFRKNLNVEVLCLSMQQTSENRLRANFLAVGCLDNVVRVLSIEKDKYFKQLSTYILPNNSSPQDICISEMKELGNDKERNVLFLNIGLNTGVLLRSIVDPIAGTLSNHYSKYLGAKSVKICHVNVNKNPALLVLCEKTYLCYVHQGKYVYTPLNYDMLEYASSFYSEQCSDGYVAISGNSLRIFRFYRLGEVFSQNILHLTFTPRKIVPLPFPSLFYDHDTSIEIETKRDIRMLAVIEADHNSYDENTQKEIQRALKDIKLDVDDSNNNSGEPNVLSDSHSSMEKKGEVEGEEEVEGEVEVEGEIEVEVVDEEDDDEEELLYDRIGTLKAGYGKWGSCIKIVNPINLEIVDKIALEMEEAALSVCACELEALHCLIVGTTSNMSLKNRTVQAASLRVYTYDINYKLNLLHITPIEDQPFSFCPFNGRLIASVGNKLRIYALGKKKLLKKCEYKDIPEAIVSIKVSGDRIFASDIRDSVLIFFYDSNQNTLRLISDDIIPRWITCSEILDHHTIMAADKFDSVFILRVPEEAKQEEYGISNKCWYGGEIMNGSNKNRRLEHIMSFHIGEIVTSLQKVRMSPTSRECIIYSTIMGTIGAFIPYDNKEELELTQHLEIILRTEMPPLCGREHIFFRSYYHPVQLNKLVCVYYVKLSQHVVDGDLCEQFSSLSYDVQKKVAADLERTPDDILRKLEDIRNKIL; encoded by the exons ATGCCCGTGTTGTATCATCTAACATTACAAAAACCAACTGCCATTACAAGAACGGTGTATGGGAATTTTTCTAATCCTAGAGCGCACGAAATAATAGTTGCTAAGGGTCAGGTGTTGGAATTACTAAGAGCAGATAAACaaggaaaattaaatttgATCGTTTCGAAGGATATATTTGGTATAATAAGATGCTTGCAAACATTTCGGTTAACTGGAAGTAATAAGGATTATATAGTTATAGGTAGCGATTCAGGTAGATTAGTTATATTAGAATAcagtaatgataaaaatgattttataaGAGTACACTGTGAAACATATGGTAAAAGTGGAATACGAAGGATAATACCAGGGGAATATATTGCAGTAGATCCTAAGGGAAGAGCATTAATGATATGTGCTATAGAAAGAcagaaatatgtatatattttaaatagagataataaagaaaatttaactATTAGTAGTCCATTAGAAGCACATAAAACTCATTCTATATGCCACGATGTAGTGGGTGTAAATGTAGGTTTTGAAAACCCAATGTTTGCATCTATTGAACAGAATTATGAACACTTAGATAAACAATTATCAAGTAGTCCTAACGATTTAGAATATCCTAAAAAAGGATTATGTTTTTGGGAAATGGATTTAGGGTTAAATCATGTAATCAAAAAATTTACCTTGCCTATTCATATTTCTGCACATTTACTTATTCCAATACCTGGTGGACAACAAGGACCTAGTGGTATTATAGTATGTTGTGAAAATTATTTGGTTTATAAAAAGTTAGATCATGAAGATGTATTCTGTTCATATCCAAGAAGACTTGAAATAAGtcaagataaaaatatttcaatagTTTGTTGGACTATgcatagaataaaaaaatttttttttatccttgcCCAGTCAGAATATGgagatttatataaaattgaaatgGATCATGAAGATGGTAttgtaaaacaaataatatgtaaatattttgataCAGTTCCTATTGCCAATTCGATATGTGTATTAAAATCTGGTTCACTTTTTGTAGCAGCAGAATTTggaaatcattttttttatcaattttcTGGAATAGGAGATGATAACAATGAAGCTATGTGTACATCTAATCATCCCATGGGCAAAAATGCAATCATAGCTTTTAAAACGCAGAAgttgaaaaatttatttttagtagATCAAATATATTCCCTCTCTCCAATATTagatatgaaaatattagatGCAAAAAATTCGAATTCttcacaaatatatactttatgtGGTAGGGGTCCTAGATCCTCGCTCCGTATTCTTCAACATGGATTAAGTATAGAAGAGCTAGCGGATAATGAATTACCAGGTAAACCCAAATACATATGGACAGTTAAGAAAGACAATGCAAGTGAATATGATGGATATATAGTAGTAAGTTTTGAAGGGAATACATTAATACTAGAAATAGGAGAAACAGTAGAAGAGGTATACGATAGTTTACTCTTAACAAATGTTACAAcgttacatataaatattttatatgacaACTCGTTTATTCAAGTGTACGATACTGGGATTAGACATATTAGAGGAAAGGTAGTACAAGAATGGGTATCtccaaaaaataaacagaTAAAAGCAGCTTCATCAAATAATGCACAAATTGTTATATCCCTTAGTGGGGGTGAActcatttattttgaaatagaTCAATCACATACCTTAACGGAAATTTTtaggaaaaatttaaatgtgGAAGTTTTATGTTTGTCTATGCAACAAACTTCTGAGAATAGACTAAGAGCGAATTTCTTAGCTGTTGGTTGTTTAGACAATGTTGTAAGAGTCTTATCTattgaaaaagataaatattttaaacaacTGTCGACTTATATCTTACCGAATAACTCTTCACCACAAGATATATGCATTTCTGAAATGAAAGAATTAGGTAATGACAAAGAAAGGAATGTATTGTTTCTAAATATTGGATTGAACACAGGGGTATTGTTAAGAAGTATTGTTGATCCTATTGCAGGCACATTGAGTAATCATTACTCTAAATATTTAGGAGCAAAAAGTGTAAAAATTTGTCAtgttaatgtaaataaaaatcctGCTCTCTTAGTTCTCTGTGAAAAAACATATCTATGCTATGTACATCAAggaaaatatgtatacactcCTTTAAATTATGATATGTTAGAATAtgcttcttctttttattctgAACAATGTTCAGATGGATATGTAGCTATATCTGGAAATAGCTTACGAATCTTTAGATTTTACAGATTAGGTGAAGTGTTCagtcaaaatattttacatctTACCTTTACTCCGAGGAAGATTGTACCCTTGCCTTTCCCCTCTTTGTTTTATGACCATGATACGTCCATCGAAATAGAAACAAAGAGGGATATACGAATGCTAGCAGTCATCGAGGCAGATCATAATTCCTATGATGAAAACACACAAAAGGAAATTCAAAGAGCGTTAAAAGATATCAAGCTAGATGTGGACGATTCGAACAACAATAGTGGAGAACCGAATGTATTGTCCGATTCACATTCAagtatggaaaaaaaaggagaagtTGAAGGAGAAGAAGAAGTAGAAGGAGAGGTAGAAGTAGAAGGAGAGATAGAAGTAGAAGTAGTggatg AGGAGGATGATGACGAAGAGGAACTATTGTATGACCGCATTGGTACGTTGAAAGCGGGGTACGGAAAATGGGGATCATGCATCAAAATTGTGAACCCGATAAATTTAGAAATTGTAGATAAAATAGCTCTAGAAATGGAGGAGGCAGCACTGAGTGTATGTGCATGTGAGTTAGAAGCATTACATTGTTTAATAGTAGGTACAACATCTAATAtgtctttaaaaaatagaactGTGCAAGCAGCTTCTTTACGTGTATATACTTATGATATAAACTATAAActaaatttattacatataacacCGATAGAAGATCaacctttttccttttgccCATTCAATGGAAGACTTATAGCTTCTGTtggaaataaattaagaattTATGCattagggaaaaaaaaattactaaaaaaatgtgaataCAAAGATATACCAGAAGCCATTGTATCTATCAAGGTTTCTGGGGATCGTATATTTGCATCTGACATAAGGGATTCtgtcttaatttttttttatgattctAATCAAAACACATTAAGATTAATTTCGGACGATATTATCCCCAGGTGGATTACCTGCTCTGAAATTCTTGATCATCACACTATCATGGCTGCGGACAAGTTCGATTCTGTATTTATCCTGCGG GTGCCCGAGGAAGCAAAGCAAGAAGAATATGGCATATCGAACAAGTGCTGGTATGGTGGGGAGATCATGAATGGTTCAAACAAGAATAGAAGG CTGGAGCATATTATGAGTTTCCATATCGGAGAGATAGTAACTTCTTTGCAAAAGGTCAGGATGTCACCTACCAGTAGAGAATGCATAATATACTCGACCATTATGGGAACTATCGGGGCTTTCATTCCGTATGATAATAAAGAAGAG CTGGAATTAACACAACACctagaaataattttaaggaCCGAGATGCCTCCACTTTGTGGTAGGGAGCACATATTTTTTCGCTCGTATTACCACCCTGTCCAG CTTAACAAACTAGTGTGTGTATATTATGTCAAACTTTCTCAGCACGTTGTCGACGGGGATTTATGTGAGCAGTTTTCAAGTTTATCATATGATGTTCAGAAAAAAGTTGCTGCAGATTTAGAGAGGACACCAGACGATATTTTAAGGAAATTGGAAGATATcagaaataaaatactttAG
- a CDS encoding CHCH domain-containing protein yields MGRSSKSRSGGLSTRSSFMKQAPSSGMSRGNSNSTQSYSGGVMQQQQKSGGFLSNVMGTVASGMASGVGFGVAQRAVDSLLGPRQVEVSHGNNNAQLNQAAALNSERNNEMKCRTFKDELNQCLMRHSDISMCQNYADSLKSCQQSM; encoded by the exons ATGGGACGATCATCAAAGAGCCGTTCAGGAGGTTTAa GTACGAGGTCCTCTTTTATGAAGCAAGCTCCTTCAAGTGGAATGAGTAGAggtaatagtaacagtacACAAAGCTATTCAGGAGGTGTAATGCAGCAACAACAAAAGTCAGGTGGTTTTTTGTCCAATGTAATGGGGACAGTTGCCAGTGGAATGGCATCAGGTGTAGGATTTGGAGTTGCACAAAGAGCCGTTGACTCACTTTTAGGTCCAAGACAAGTAGAAGTTTCACACGGAAATAACAACGCACAATTGAACCAAGCGGCTGCATTGAACAGCGAAAGGAACAATGAAATGAAGTGCAGGACGTTTAAAGATGAACTTAATCAA tGCTTAATGAGACATTCCGACATTAGCATGTGCCAAAACTACGCAGACTCGCTAAAGTCATGCCAGCAAAGCATGTAA
- a CDS encoding PIH1 domain-containing protein, giving the protein MYEQYITQRNKHFQFSSDKLNDLVKNEKTIKISPQKGFVIKTYEKDGGKVYFNICSSNLIAEFHFKKIPDLNDQEGLRIPLSIGEEKVKEDKKGNKYKTYDIVLNTKVVVQSNNPDDQCIKDDQQHKFNFVEENEGDNKGNKISSKGSNNNNNSYNGWDNCNDNGDISKGGKDIDNYLTVKKPEWDMWFVNKKVLEDKHKTMEKFYLPYVRMFPLDDAIDAFDFKPPFLNSNEKKNKVKDRDNAKEKGERKKQVFKSFLNDYNIELDDEFLSYEQVLNTICVIQVQLPFFILAERSKTNPDDVFALHQFVNLYISDDHLSIFFKKSPFFPLGYNPPYKNFNIRFPFYFESANALSQYLEKYHLLNIIIPVSKNSAASVIFKEITQNAYNDVSPDNTETRDINQKGANQACTFLFATTYSMRFNSNNSNNSNNSSKSSKSSKSSKSSKSSKSSKSNNNYSTI; this is encoded by the exons ATGTACGAGCAGTACATTACGCAGAGAAATAAACACTTCCAATTTTCTTCTGACAAGTTAAACGATTTGgtgaaaaacgaaaaaacaataaaaataagtccGCAAAAAGGGtttgtaataaaaacatatgaaAAGGATGGTGGAAAAGTTTACTTTAACATTTGCTCTTCCAATTTAATTGCTGagtttcattttaaaaaaatacctgACTTAAATGACCAAGAGGGGTTGAGAATTCCTTTAAGTATAGGCGAAGAAAAAGTCAAAGAAGATAAAAAGGGGAATAAATACAAAACGTACGATATCGTTCTTAATACAAAAGTTGTGGtacaaa gcAATAACCCAGATGACCAGTGCATAAAAGACGACCAACAACATAAATTTAACTTTGTGGAGGAAAATGAAGGAGACAacaaaggaaataaaatttcCAGCAAGGggagtaataataacaacaattCTTACAATGGATGGGACAACTGCAACGACAATGGTGATATTTCCAAAGGGGGAAAGGACATAGATAACTACTTAACAGTTAAAAAGCCTGAATGGGACATGTGGTTTGTGAATAAAAAAGTGCTAGAAGATAAACACAAAACaatggaaaaattttatctaCCTTATGTGCGTATGTTTCCACTGGATGATGCAATTGACGCTTTCGATTTTAAACCTCCATTTTTAAACtctaatgaaaaaaaaaataaagtaaaagatAGAGACAATGCAAAAGAGAAAGGggagagaaaaaaacaagtttttaaatcctttttaaatgattataATATCGAACTAGATGATGAGTTTTTATCTTATGAACAAGTCCTAAATACCATATGTGTAATTCAAGTTCAACTCCCTTTTTTCATCCTTGCTGAACGTAGCAAAACAAATCCTGATGATGTGTTTGCACTCCATCAGTTTGTAAACCTTTATATAAGTGACGATcatttaagtatttttttcaaaaa GTCTCCCTTTTTCCCGTTAGGATATAACCCCccttacaaaaattttaacattcGCTTCCCATTTTATTTCGAATCCGCAAATGCTCTGTCACAATACCTAGAAAAGTACcatcttttaaatattataatacctGTTAGTAAAAATTCTGCTGCTtctgtaatttttaaagaaataactCAAAACGCATACAATGATGTATCCCCAGATAATACGGAAACGA GAGACATTAATCAAAAAGGAGCAAATCAAGCATGTACATTCTTGTTTGCTACTACGTATTCCATGcgatt taatagtaataatagtaataatagtaataacagtaGTAAAAGTAGTAAAAGTAGTAAAAGTAGTAAAAGTAGTAAAAGTAGTAAAAGtagtaaaagtaataataattatagtactatatga